Proteins from a genomic interval of Acidobacteriota bacterium:
- a CDS encoding argininosuccinate lyase: MTSNSTRLDKAAGAEKFPAPVYRETVLAANFEDAKRYFLAGLLQIHYAHTIMLERQHILSREDAQACLSALDRLDLEKIRSATYDGTCEDLFFYIEDLLAADIGVDVAGRMHTARSRNDIDLTLYRMCVRNEVLGCAACVADARDALLGLAEANITTLMPAYTHTQPAQPTTLGHYLAAAAEFLGRDFDRLCSAWTTVNRNPLGACAITTTGFPIDRNFTAELLGFEGLQINSYGWCTAEFNFLRLNDSLVQTSSIMPQKRNPVSLEHTRILASRAFAQAQGVLACAHNTPFGDIVDSEDDLQPLVFSVFQDATRALKLFAGVMRGCQVNKEQMARRARSGFLTVTELADTLVRSEGLSFRLAHRLVHAAVQKLGEYDTEAMVAAVQDLAGEIVGRPLRTGANILRQALDPEHFVAIRKIPGGPAQETLRAQILVMRREQETMNSWISLKRQKQSEYPKRIESAKAIILCK, encoded by the coding sequence TTGACTTCCAACTCGACTCGCCTCGACAAGGCAGCAGGGGCGGAGAAGTTTCCCGCGCCGGTGTATCGCGAAACCGTGTTGGCGGCGAACTTCGAAGATGCGAAGCGCTATTTCCTCGCCGGTCTGCTGCAGATTCACTATGCGCATACGATCATGCTCGAGCGTCAGCACATCCTCTCTCGCGAGGATGCGCAGGCCTGCCTGAGCGCTCTGGACCGTCTTGATCTTGAGAAGATAAGGTCCGCGACTTACGACGGCACGTGCGAGGACCTCTTCTTCTATATCGAAGACCTGCTTGCCGCGGACATAGGGGTCGACGTTGCGGGCAGAATGCACACCGCGCGCAGCCGCAACGATATCGATCTCACTCTCTATCGCATGTGCGTTCGCAACGAAGTGCTTGGCTGTGCTGCCTGCGTTGCCGACGCCCGCGACGCCTTGTTAGGCTTGGCGGAAGCCAACATCACTACGCTGATGCCGGCGTACACGCACACCCAACCCGCACAGCCGACGACACTCGGCCATTATCTGGCGGCGGCGGCCGAGTTCCTGGGCCGTGATTTTGACCGCCTGTGTTCTGCCTGGACAACCGTCAACCGCAACCCGCTCGGGGCCTGTGCCATTACCACCACCGGATTTCCTATCGACCGCAACTTCACCGCAGAGCTTCTGGGTTTCGAGGGCCTGCAGATCAACTCCTACGGCTGGTGCACCGCTGAATTCAATTTTCTGCGCCTGAACGATTCGTTGGTGCAGACTTCCAGCATCATGCCGCAGAAGCGGAACCCGGTATCGCTTGAGCACACCAGAATTCTGGCGAGTAGAGCGTTCGCCCAGGCGCAGGGCGTATTAGCCTGCGCGCACAACACGCCTTTCGGTGACATCGTCGACAGCGAGGACGATCTCCAGCCATTAGTCTTTTCTGTGTTCCAAGACGCAACCCGGGCATTGAAGTTGTTTGCGGGGGTAATGCGCGGCTGTCAGGTCAATAAAGAGCAGATGGCGCGCCGTGCCCGGAGTGGATTCCTCACAGTGACGGAGCTTGCCGATACGTTGGTGCGGAGCGAAGGACTGAGCTTTCGGCTTGCGCATCGCCTAGTACATGCCGCAGTGCAAAAGCTGGGCGAGTACGATACCGAAGCGATGGTGGCTGCCGTCCAGGACCTTGCAGGGGAGATCGTCGGGCGGCCGCTTCGCACCGGCGCAAACATCCTTCGTCAAGCTCTCGATCCGGAACACTTTGTCGCGATCAGGAAGATTCCGGGTGGTCCAGCTCAGGAGACATTGCGCGCCCAGATTCTCGTAATGCGCAGGGAGCAAGAAACCATGAACTCCTGGATATCGCTGAAGAGGCAAAAGCAAAGCGAGTACCCGAAGCGAATCGAGAGCGCCAAAGCAATCATCCTTTGCAAGTGA